Proteins from a genomic interval of Actinoalloteichus hymeniacidonis:
- a CDS encoding FHA domain-containing protein FhaB/FipA, whose amino-acid sequence MPELVIQLTRAGFLALLWLFVLAALRVVRSDLYAASGLRVTVPGGRREPQKSRGRSPRQLVVTHGALAGTRISLDGRPITLGRADDSTLVLDDDYASTRHARLVLRGTDWYVEDLGSTNGTYLDRAKVTGPTRVSLRAPIRIGKTVIELHS is encoded by the coding sequence ATGCCAGAGTTGGTGATCCAACTCACCAGGGCAGGCTTCCTCGCCCTGCTCTGGTTGTTCGTGTTGGCCGCGCTCCGGGTCGTCCGATCCGATCTGTACGCGGCTTCGGGACTGCGAGTGACAGTCCCGGGTGGACGACGTGAACCGCAGAAGTCGCGCGGTCGCTCGCCTCGACAGCTCGTGGTGACACACGGGGCCCTCGCGGGCACCCGGATCTCGTTGGACGGAAGGCCGATCACTCTCGGTCGAGCCGACGACTCCACATTGGTGTTGGACGACGACTACGCCTCGACACGGCATGCGCGTCTGGTACTCCGAGGGACGGACTGGTACGTGGAGGATCTAGGCTCCACCAACGGCACCTACCTCGACCGGGCGAAGGTCACGGGTCCGACCCGAGTCTCGCTCAGAGCCCCGATCCGTATCGGCAAGACGGTGATCGAGCTGCACTCATGA